A single region of the Vicia villosa cultivar HV-30 ecotype Madison, WI linkage group LG4, Vvil1.0, whole genome shotgun sequence genome encodes:
- the LOC131596096 gene encoding glutamate synthase [NADH], amyloplastic isoform X2: MVELIHSRFSTNTFPSWDRAQPFRVLGHNGEINTLRGNVNWIKAREGLLKCEELGLSENDLKKFLPIVDANSSDSGCFDGVLEFLLHSGKSLPEAVMMMIPEAWQNDKNMDPQRKEFYEYYSALMEPWDGPALISFTDGHYLGATLDRNGLRPGRFYVTHSGRVIMASEVGVVDIPPEDVSRKGRLNPGMMLLVDFEKHIVVNDDALKEQYSLARPYGDWLKKQKIELKDIVDSVHESDIVPPAISGVSPLSNDDVDMESMGIHGLLAPLKAFGYSIESLEMLLLPMAKDGSEALGSMGNDTPLAVMSNREKLTFEYFKQMFAQVTNPPIDPIREKIVTSTQCMVGPEGDLTETTEEQCHRLSLEGPLLSTKEMEAIKKMNYRGWRSKVIDITYSKERGKKGLEEALDRICTEAHNAISEGYTTIVLSDRAFSQKRVAVSSLLAVGAVHQHLVKTLERTRVALMVESAEAREVHHFCTLVGFGADAICPYLAVEAIWRLQVDGKIPPKASGEFHSKDELVKSYFKASNYGMMKVLAKMGISTLASYKGAQIFEALGLSSEVIEKCFAGTPSRVEGATFEMLARDALQLHELAFPSRIFSPGSAEAVALPNPGDYHWRKGGEVHLNDPLAIAKLQEATRTNSVDAYKQYSKTIHELNKACNLRGLLKFKDTSSKIPIGEVEPASEIVKRFCTGAMSYGSISLEAHTALATAMNKIGGKSNTGEGGEQPSRMEPLADGSRNPKRSAIKQIASGRFGVSSYYLTNADELQIKMAQGAKPGEGGELPGHKVIGDIAVTRSSTAGVGLISPPPHHDIYSIEDLAQLIYDLKNANPAARISVKLVSEAGVGVIASGVVKAHAEHVLISGHDGGTGASRWTGIKNAGLPWELGLAETHQTLVANDLRGRTTLQTDGQLKTGRDVAIAALLGAEEYGFSTAPLITLGCIMMRKCHKNTCPVGIATQDPVLREKFAGEPEHVINFFFMVAEEMREIMAQLGFRTVNEMVGRSDMLEVDKEVVNGNAKLENIDLSLLLRPAAELRPEAAQYCVQKQDHSLDMALDNKLISLSNAALEKGLPVYIETPIHNTNRAVGTMLSHEVTKRYNLAGLPDDTIHIRFSGSAGQSFGAFLCPGITLELEGDSNDYIGKGLSGGKIVVYPPKGSNFNPEDNIIIGNVALYGATRGEAYFNGMAAERFCVRNSGARAVVEGVGDHGCEYMTGGTVVILGKTGRNFAAGMSGGIAYVLDVDGTFKSRCNPELVDLDKVEEEEDIITLRMLIQQHQRHTNSLLAKEVLVDFDNLLPKFVKVFPREYKRVLASMKSDAASKEAVERAAADVDEKDDEAQAVEKDAFAELKKLATASLNENPSEAPKRPSQVTDAVKHRGFVAYEREGVQYRDPNVRLNDWNEVMMETKPGPLLKTQSARCMDCGTPFCHQENSGCPLGNKIPEFNELVYQNRWQEALERLLETNNFPEFTGRVCPAPCEGSCVLGIIENPVSIKNIECAIIDKAFDEGWMVPRPPVKRTGKRVAIVGSGPSGLAAADQLNKMGHTVTVFERADRIGGLMMYGVPNMKTDKVDIVQRRVNLMAEEGIKFVVNANIGHDPLYSLEQLREENDAIVLAVGATKPRDLPVPGRELSGVHFAMKFLHANTKSLLDSNLQDGNYISAKGKKVVVIGGGDTGTDCIGTSIRHGCTSVVNLELLPQPPATRAPGNPWPQWPRIFRVDYGHQEAETKFGKDPRTYEVLTKRFVGDENGNLKGLEVVRLRWEKDETGKFQFKEIEGSEEIIEADLVLLAMGFLGPESTIAEKLGVEQDNRSNFKADYGRFSTNVDGVFAAGDCRRGQSLVVWAISEGRQAASQVDSYLTKEDQSIDGNQGEFVKRQQDLNNKHQGSSKHTVMT, from the exons ATGGTTGAGTTG ATACACTCCCGTTTCTCTACAAATACTTTCCCTAGCTGGGATCGTGCTCAACCTTTTCGTGTATTGGGCCACAACGGGGAAATCAACACACTCAGAGGCAATGTTAACTG GATCAAGGCACGTGAAGGCCTGCTGAAATGTGAGGAACTTGGCCTATCAGAGAATGATTTAAAAAAGTTTTTACCAATTGTGGATGCAAATTCATCAGATTCAG GATGTTTTGATGGTGTCCTTGAGTTTTTGCTTCATTCTGGAAAAAGTCTTCCAGAAGCTGTAATGATGATGATTCCTGAAGCGTGGCAGAACGACAAGAACATGGACCCTCAGCGTAAAGAATTTTATGAATACTATTCAGCTCTAATGGAGCCATGGGACGGACCTGCTCTTATATCAT TTACCGATGGCCACTATCTTGGAGCTACATTGGATAGGAATGGACTACGACCTGGCCGGTTCTATGTCACCCACAGTGGACGTGTTATAATGGCCAGTGAAGTTGGTGTTGTAGATATTCCTCCAGAAGACGTGTCCAGGAAAGGAAGACTAAATCCTGGCATGATGCTTTTGGTGGATTTTGAGAAGCATATAGTTGTGAACGATGATGCACTAAAAGAGCAATACTCATTAGCAAGACCCTATGGGGATTGGCTTAAAAAGCAGAAGATTGAACTGAAGGACATAGTTGACTCTGTTCATGAATCTGATATTGTGCCACCAGCCATATCAGGAGTGAGTCCG CTATCTAATGATGATGTAGATATGGAAAGTATGGGAATTCATGGTTTGCTGGCTCCATTGAAAgcttttgg GTATTCTATTGAATCATTGGAAATGTTATTACTTCCCATGGCAAAAGATGGTTCAGAAGCACTTGGGTCAATGGGAAATGATACTCCATTAGCTGTCATGTCTAATAGAGAAAAACTTACTTTTGAGTATTTCAAACAAATGTTTGCTCAAGTGACAAATCCTCCTATAGATCCTATTAGAGAGAAAATAGTCACTTCTACGCAATGTATGGTTGGTCCAGAAGGTGATCTGACAGAAACCACGGAGGAACAATGCCACCGTCTCTCACTAGAAGGCCCTCTTTTATCCACCAAGGAAATGGAAgccataaaaaaaatgaattatagGGGATGGCGGAGTAAAGTTATAGACATTACTTACTCAAAGGAACGCGGTAAGAAAGGGTTGGAGGAAGCCTTAGACAGGATATGCACAGAAGCACACAATGCAATTAGTGAAGGCTACACCACCATTGTGCTTTCTGATAGAG CCTTCTCACAAAAACGTGTTGCTGTGAGCTCCCTTCTGGCTGTTGGTGCTGTTCACCAGCATCTAGTTAAAACACTTGAGCGCACAAGAGTTGCCCTAATGGTTGAATCTGCCGAGGCACGTGAAGTGCACCATTTCTGCACACTTGTTGGTTTTGGTGCTGATGCTATATGCCCATATTTGGCTGTAGAGGCAATTTGGCGACTGCAGGTTGATGGAAAGATCCCACCAAAAGCAAGTGGTGAATTTCACTCCAAAGATGAGTTGGTCAAAAGCTATTTTAAAGCAAGCAACTACGGAATGATGAAGGTTCTTGCCAAGATGGGAATATCAACTTTGGCCTCATATAAAGGTGCTCAGATATTTGAAGCTCTGGGTCTTTCTTCCGAAGTGATTGAAAAGTGCTTTGCTGGAACTCCAAGTCGAGTTGAGGGTGCAACATTTGAGATGCTTGCACGTGATGCACTTCAGCTGCACGAGTTGGCTTTTCCTTCTCGGATTTTCTCTCCTGGGAGTGCAGAAGCTGTAGCATTGCCAAATCCCGGAGATTATCATTGGAGAAAAGGTGGCGAAGTTCATCTGAACGATCCACTTGCTATTGCAAAGCTTCAAGAAGCTACCAGAACTAACAGTGTAGATGCATATAAACAGTATTCCAAGACCATTCATGAATTGAACAAGGCATGCAATTTGCGAGGTCTTCTAAAATTTAAAGATACTTCAAgtaagattccaattggtgaagtAGAACCTGCTAGCGAAATAGTTAAACGGTTTTGCACCGGGGCCATGAGTTACGGGTCAATATCATTGGAGGCCCACACAGCATTAGCAACGGCAATGAACAAAATTGGAGGGAAATCCAACACAG GTGAGGGAGGTGAGCAACCATCTCGAATGGAGCCTCTGGCTGATGGTTCAAGGAATCCCAAAAGGAGTGCTATTAAGCAGATTGCCAGTGGGAGATTTGGAGTTTCAAGTTACTACCTTACAAATGCTGATGAACTTCAGATAAAGATGGCCCAG GGAGCAAAACCTGGTGAAGGAGGTGAACTTCCTGGCCACAAGGTTATAGGAGACATTGCTGTTACTAGGAGTTCAACAGCTGGGGTAGGGCTCATCAGCCCACCTCCCCATCATGATATTTACTCAATTGAAGATCTTGCTCAATTAATTTACGATCTGAAG AATGCCAACCCAGCTGCTCGAATTAGTGTGAAACTGGTATCTGAAGCTGGAGTTGGGGTAATTGCTAGTGGAGTTGTTAAAGCCCATGCCGAGCATGTCTTGATCTCAGGTCACGATGGAGGTACAGGAGCATCCAGATGGACTGGCATAAAGAATGCTGGGCTACCTTGGGAACTTGGTCTGGCCGAGACCCACCAGACATTGGTAGCTAATGACCTACGTGGTCGCACAACTCTCCAAACTGATGGGCAACTCAAAACCGGAAGAGATGTGGCTATAGCCGCTCTTCTTGGTGCTGAAGAGTATGGTTTCAGTACTGCTCCACTCATTACTCTTGGCTGCATCATGATGCGGAAGTGCCACAAGAACACCTGTCCTGTTGGCATTGCTACTCAAGATCCAGTACTTAGGGAAAAATTTGCCGGAGAACCCGAGCATGTTATTAACTTTTTTTTCATGGTGGCGGAAGAGATGAGAGAAATTATGGCCCAACTTGGGTTTAGAACAGTCAATGAAATGGTTGGCCGGTCAGATATGCTCGAAGTTGATAAAGAAGTTGTTAATGGAAATGCAAAACTTGAGAACATTGATCTCTCTCTGTTGCTTCGACCTGCAGCTGAACTGCGGCCAGAAGCTGCACAATACTGTGTGCAAAAGCAAGATCACAGTCTGGATATGGCTTTGGATAATAAGCTTATAAGTCTGTCCAATGCTGCTTTGGAAAAGGGTCTTCCAGTATACATTGAAACACCAATTCATAATACTAACCGTGCTGTGGGAACTATGCTTAGCCACGAGGTTACTAAGAGGTACAATTTGGCTGGTCTTCCAGATGACACCATCCATATCCGATTTTCTGGTAGTGCAGGCCAAAGCTTTGGTGCATTCCTTTGCCCTGGCATCACATTGGAACTTGAAGGTGATAGCAACGACTACATTGGTAAAGGATTATCAGGTGGCAAGATTGTAGTATATCCTCCAAAAGGAAGCAATTTTAACCCCGAAGACAACATCATAATTGGAAATGTGGCACTGTATGGGGCAACACGTGGTGAGGCATATTTCAATGGGATGGCTGCAGAAAGATTTTGTGTGCGTAATTCTGGGGCTCGTGCTGTAGTTGAAGGCGTTGGTGATCATGGATGCGAGTACATGACTGGTGGGACCGTTGTTATTCTTGGGAAAACTGGTAGAAATTTTGCTGCAGGCATGAGTGGTGGAATCGCTTATGTTCTTGATGTGGATGGAACATTCAAGTCTCGGTGCAACCCAGAGCTTGTGGATCTGGATAAGGTTGAAGAGGAAGAGGACATTATTACTCTTCGGATGTTGATACAGCAACATCAACGTCACACAAATAGTCTGCTTGCGAAGGAAGTGCTGGTTGATTTTGACAATCTTCTACCTAAATTTGTCAAGGTGTTCCCTCGGGAGTATAAACGTGTACTTGCAAGTATGAAGTCTGATGCAGCCTCTAAAGAGGCAGTGGAGCGTGCTGCTGCTGATGTCGATGAAAAAGATGATGAAGCTCAAGCAGTAGAAAAAGATGCTTTTGCAGAGCTAAAGAAGTTGGCAACTGCATCTTTGAATGAGAACCCAAGTGAG GCTCCCAAGAGGCCAAGCCAGGTCACTGATGCTGTTAAACATAGAGGCTTTGTTGCTTATGAGCGTGAGGGTGTTCAGTATAGGGATCCTAACGTTCGCCTTAATGATTGGAATGAAGTGATGATGGAGACAAAGCCGGGCCCACTTTTAAAAACACAGTCTGCGCGTTGCATGGATTGTGGCACTCCTTTTTGTCATCAG GAAAATTCTGGATGTCCTCTTGGAAATAAAATACCAGAATTTAATGAGTTGGTGTATCAAAATAGGTGGCAAGAAGCCTTAGAGAGGCTTCTTGAAACAAACAACTTTCCTGAGTTCACTGGTCGCGTGTGCCCAGCACCTTGTGAAGGTTCCTGTGTGCTTGGTATTATTGAGAATCCTGTGTCCATCAAAAACATTGAATGTGCTATCATAGACAAGGCTTTTGACGAGGGATGGATGGTGCCACGACCTCCTGTCAAGAGAACTgg GAAAAGAGTAGCCATAGTTGGAAGTGGACCATCTGGCTTGGCAGCTGCTGATCAGCTAAACAAAATGGGCCATACGGTAACAGTGTTTGAACGAGCTGATCGGATTGGGGGCCTTATGATGTATGGGGTTCCCAACATGAAAACTGACAAAGTAGACATAGTTCAAAGGCGAGTCAATCTAATGGCTGAGGAGGGAATTAAATTTGTAGTTAATGCAAATATTGGACATGATCCTTTATATTCTCTTGAACAGCTTCGAGAGGAAAATGATGCCATTGTCTTGGCTGTTGGTGCCACAAAGCCAAG GGATCTTCCTGTACCTGGAAGGGAGCTATCCGGAGTTCATTTTGCCATGAAGTTTCTTCATGCCAACACTAAAAGCTTGCTCGATAGCAATTTACAGGATGGTAACTACATATCTGCCAAGGGCAAGAAGGTTGTGGTCATTGGTGGGGGTGACACTGGCACAGATTGCATTGGAACATCCATTCGTCATGGTTGTACTTCCGTCGTAAATCTTGAACTTCTCCCTCAGCCACCAGCAACTAGGGCCCCTGGCAACCCATGGCCTCAG TGGCCTCGCATATTCCGTGTTGATTACGGCCACCAAGAAGCGGAAACCAAATTTGGCAAAGATCCAAGAACGTACGAGGTGCTGACTAAGCGGTTTGTGGGAGATGAAAATGGTAATCTAAAAGGACTTGAAGTGGTACGCCTTCGCTGGGAGAAGGATGAAACCGGCAAGTTTCAATTTAAGGAAATTGAGGGCAGTGAGGAGATAATCGAGGCTGACCTAGTTTTACTTGCTATGGGATTCCTTGGCCCTGAGTCG ACTATTGCCGAAAAGTTGGGTGTGGAGCAAGACAACAGGTCAAACTTCAAGGCTGATTATGGCCGTTTCTCAACCAATGTTGATGGGGTATTTGCAGCCGGGGACTGTCGTCGCGGTCAGTCGCTGGTTGTATGGGCGATTTCAGAGGGAAGGCAAGCTGCTTCCCAAGTTGATAGCTACCTCACCAAAGAAGACCAGAGTATTGATGGGAATCAGGGTGAATTTGTCAAGAGGCAACAGGACCTCAACAACAAGCACCAGGGCAGCAGCAAACACACAGTGATGacttag